From a single Anaerolineaceae bacterium oral taxon 439 genomic region:
- a CDS encoding ABC transporter ATP-binding protein, which translates to MINYLKNRFQLSDSGASEIIRAIVSGAFLAISNMIPMIIIMVFTKGLLEGGLPSLQTFVILICGGALVMFVLYYVNYNDTYTVVYSEAKTLRINLAEKLKELPLSFFSKHDMSDLAQAIMKDITDIEHALSHAIPKFYSNLIAFVLISILLLVWNVPLGLSIIIPTILSFAFLYLSKSIQIRETNKYFVKLRENAEKFQQAIELQQEIKSYRLEEATRKDVAASIEDSEKIHIRAEFAQAIPVTLSGFIVRSMLGVTIFVGSILYANDGVTLLYLLGYILASSRISEAILDIQMNFAEMLYIDSRVKNIQSINETAIQSGESAEIRDTAIEFKDVTFAYDDNHVINGVSFTAPAGKVTALVGPSGGGKTTALRLASRLYDYDQGEIRIDGRDMKNIATEDLFKKISIVFQDVTLFNTTVLENIRIGRPDASDEEVKEAARLANCDEFVLKLPNGYETMIGENGGKLSGGERQRLSIARAILKNSPIILLDEISAALDIENEKRIQDSLNSLIKGRTVIIISHRMKSIENADTIVVLKDGLVEAAGNHQELLDRSTTYREMIDKSRLTDAFTY; encoded by the coding sequence ATGATCAATTACTTAAAAAACCGATTCCAACTCTCCGACAGCGGCGCTTCGGAAATTATCCGCGCGATTGTCAGCGGCGCGTTTCTCGCCATTTCGAATATGATTCCAATGATAATCATTATGGTTTTTACCAAGGGGCTGCTTGAAGGCGGGCTGCCCAGTCTGCAAACGTTCGTGATCCTGATCTGCGGCGGCGCGCTCGTCATGTTCGTCCTATATTACGTTAACTATAACGATACCTATACGGTCGTTTATTCGGAAGCGAAAACGTTGCGGATCAACCTCGCGGAAAAGTTAAAAGAGCTCCCGCTTTCGTTCTTCTCCAAGCACGATATGTCCGACTTGGCGCAGGCAATCATGAAAGACATCACCGATATAGAACACGCCCTCAGTCACGCCATTCCCAAGTTCTACAGCAATCTCATTGCTTTCGTGCTGATCTCGATACTGCTCCTGGTCTGGAACGTGCCGTTGGGACTGAGCATTATTATTCCAACGATTCTCAGCTTCGCGTTTCTCTATCTTTCGAAATCGATCCAAATCCGCGAGACAAATAAATATTTCGTCAAGCTTCGCGAAAACGCCGAAAAATTCCAGCAGGCGATCGAGCTTCAGCAAGAAATTAAAAGTTATCGGCTCGAGGAAGCGACTCGGAAAGACGTCGCCGCCTCAATCGAAGATTCGGAAAAAATCCATATCCGAGCCGAATTTGCGCAGGCAATCCCGGTTACGCTATCCGGGTTTATCGTCCGTTCGATGCTGGGCGTAACCATTTTCGTCGGATCGATCCTTTATGCCAACGACGGCGTAACGCTCCTTTATCTCCTCGGGTATATTCTTGCCTCGTCGCGGATCAGCGAAGCGATCCTCGATATCCAGATGAACTTCGCCGAGATGCTCTACATTGACAGCCGCGTCAAGAATATCCAATCGATTAACGAAACGGCGATTCAAAGCGGCGAATCCGCCGAAATCCGCGATACCGCGATCGAATTTAAAGATGTTACTTTCGCGTACGACGATAACCACGTTATCAACGGCGTCAGCTTCACCGCTCCCGCCGGAAAAGTCACGGCGCTCGTCGGGCCGTCCGGCGGCGGAAAGACGACGGCTCTGCGTCTGGCTTCGCGCCTGTACGACTATGACCAAGGCGAAATCCGGATCGACGGCCGCGACATGAAGAACATCGCGACGGAAGATCTCTTCAAGAAAATCTCGATCGTCTTTCAGGACGTCACTCTCTTTAACACCACCGTTCTCGAAAATATTCGGATCGGACGTCCCGACGCAAGCGACGAGGAGGTCAAGGAAGCGGCGCGTTTGGCAAATTGCGACGAGTTCGTTTTGAAGCTCCCGAACGGGTACGAGACGATGATCGGGGAGAACGGCGGAAAACTCTCCGGCGGCGAACGCCAGCGGCTTTCGATCGCGCGCGCGATCCTGAAAAATTCGCCGATTATTCTCTTAGACGAAATCAGCGCCGCGCTCGATATCGAGAACGAAAAGAGGATCCAGGATTCGTTGAACTCCCTGATCAAGGGAAGGACGGTTATCATCATTTCGCACCGCATGAAATCGATCGAAAACGCCGATACGATCGTCGTCCTGAAAGACGGGCTTGTCGAAGCCGCAGGGAATCATCAGGAGCTCCTCGACCGCTCTACAACCTATCGCGAAATGATCGATAAGTCGCGGCTGACCGACGCGTTTACGTATTAA
- a CDS encoding AAA family ATPase — translation MALSEAAESEFKSALETKKPKSWLKTVSAFANGIGGTIFFGIGDDRDWIGLTDPKSDAEAISRLIQARITPVPGFVLTPIAKEGKSVLAVEVAAGRSTPYYYRADGILEAFIRIGNESVAAPDYVVNELILKGTNRSFDSLATDSRIADYSFTLLTATYLERTGLKFEPADFVSFGLADRNGCLTNAGKLLADQRLVYNSRIFCTRWNGLDKGSIFDDALDDKEYEGNLIYLLQSGREFIRNNSKVRFEKKAFYRVDKPDYSDRAVTEALVNALIHRDYLVPGSEIHIDMYDDRLEISSPGGMYRGKPIQKYRLEEIESVRRNPVIADLFHRMKFMERRGSGIRKILLETAKLPGYTNALKPRFRSSDTSFSVMLKNVNHSSWSQRDHMNDQSAAQDRAVGNLGESILDFCSVARTKREISDHLGYRNLTYFTRRFLKPLLASGRLRMTIPEKPNSKYQKYYRAG, via the coding sequence ATGGCCCTCTCGGAAGCCGCCGAATCCGAATTCAAAAGCGCGTTGGAAACGAAAAAGCCAAAAAGCTGGCTGAAAACCGTCAGTGCGTTCGCGAACGGGATCGGCGGGACGATATTTTTTGGAATTGGGGACGATCGCGACTGGATCGGGCTTACCGATCCGAAGTCCGACGCAGAGGCGATCAGTCGTTTAATTCAGGCGCGGATTACGCCGGTTCCGGGCTTTGTTCTGACGCCGATTGCGAAAGAGGGAAAGAGCGTCTTAGCCGTCGAAGTCGCCGCCGGTCGCTCAACGCCTTATTATTACAGGGCCGACGGGATTTTGGAAGCGTTTATCCGAATTGGAAATGAAAGCGTCGCCGCGCCGGATTATGTTGTAAACGAGCTCATTCTTAAAGGGACGAACCGATCTTTCGATTCGCTCGCGACCGATTCGCGAATCGCGGATTACAGTTTTACTTTGTTAACCGCGACGTATTTGGAACGGACCGGGCTGAAATTTGAGCCGGCGGATTTTGTTTCGTTTGGATTAGCGGATCGGAACGGCTGCCTGACCAACGCGGGGAAGCTGCTCGCGGATCAGCGTCTCGTTTATAACTCTCGTATATTTTGTACGCGCTGGAACGGACTGGATAAGGGCTCGATTTTTGACGACGCGCTTGACGATAAGGAGTATGAGGGGAACTTAATTTATCTTCTCCAAAGCGGGCGCGAGTTTATTCGGAATAATTCGAAGGTCCGTTTCGAAAAGAAGGCCTTTTACCGCGTTGATAAGCCGGACTATTCGGATCGGGCCGTGACCGAAGCGTTGGTTAACGCGTTGATTCACCGCGACTATCTTGTCCCCGGAAGCGAAATTCATATTGACATGTACGACGACCGATTGGAAATCAGCTCTCCCGGCGGGATGTACCGGGGAAAACCGATCCAGAAATACCGGTTGGAGGAAATTGAATCGGTTCGTCGGAACCCGGTTATCGCCGATTTATTCCACCGCATGAAGTTCATGGAGCGCAGGGGCAGCGGAATCCGGAAAATTCTATTGGAGACGGCGAAATTACCGGGGTACACCAATGCGCTGAAACCGCGGTTCCGCTCTTCGGATACGTCGTTTTCCGTGATGCTGAAAAATGTCAATCATTCATCCTGGTCACAGCGTGATCACATGAATGATCAAAGCGCTGCCCAGGATCGCGCGGTGGGCAATCTGGGCGAATCGATTCTTGACTTCTGCTCCGTGGCGAGGACAAAGCGCGAAATCTCGGATCATCTTGGATACAGGAACCTGACGTATTTTACGCGGCGTTTTTTAAAACCGCTTCTGGCGAGCGGGCGGCTGCGCATGACGATTCCGGAAAAACCGAACAGCAAATATCAGAAGTATTATCGCGCAGGATAG
- a CDS encoding ABC transporter ATP-binding protein encodes MEIYKKLLKYVPEKKFLAIFAVFLTTIATVFQFITFWYLYQFLNALIVNRNTTEGKHAAYVIAGLLLAYGISYFFSLIATHIVAFRLESNLKKRGLENLLKASFSFFDRNQSGRIRKLIDDNTEQTHTIVAHLIPDLTVAALAPILITLIMFSVDWRLGILFVIMLIVGTLLIYLTTGNQQFMRKYALALEKMGAQAVEYVRGMPVVKIFGGGLESFTSFYNAIIEYGDTAHAYTLSCRMPFVLFQVILNIGVAFTIPLAFVKFGAGAETNEIIVKVIFYTVFSGLLFNCFMKVMYVGMYKLQAGDVVDKIENLITEMSEEEVVFGNETRFSNYDIEFSDVSFKYDDEYVLNDLSFKLPGKRTYALVGSSGGGKSTIAKLISGFYKLNGGEIRIGGKPLTTYSQEAVMQNIAFVFQNTKLFKTTIYENVRIGRPDATREEIMKALSLAQCDEILAKFPERENTLIGSQGIHLSGGEIQRIAIARAILKNANVIILDEASAAADPENEYEIQQAFANLMKGKTVIMIAHRLSAIQNVDEILVVDAGKIVERGSHAELVKLSGEYKKLVDLYHQANVWAVS; translated from the coding sequence ATGGAAATTTACAAGAAACTCCTCAAGTATGTTCCGGAAAAGAAATTCTTAGCGATTTTCGCCGTTTTTCTAACCACGATCGCGACCGTTTTCCAGTTTATTACGTTCTGGTATCTTTATCAATTTTTAAACGCGTTGATCGTCAACCGAAACACCACAGAAGGGAAACATGCGGCATACGTCATCGCGGGACTTTTATTAGCTTACGGGATAAGCTACTTCTTCAGTCTCATCGCGACGCATATCGTCGCGTTCCGCCTCGAAAGCAACCTGAAAAAGCGCGGGCTTGAAAACCTCTTAAAAGCCTCTTTCTCCTTTTTCGACCGTAATCAGTCCGGACGGATCCGTAAGCTGATCGACGACAACACGGAACAAACGCACACGATCGTCGCGCACCTGATTCCGGACTTGACGGTCGCCGCGCTCGCGCCGATCCTGATTACGCTGATCATGTTCAGCGTCGACTGGCGGCTCGGGATTTTGTTCGTGATTATGCTTATCGTCGGTACGCTGCTGATTTACCTGACAACCGGCAACCAGCAATTCATGCGGAAATACGCTCTGGCGTTAGAAAAAATGGGCGCGCAGGCGGTCGAATACGTCCGCGGAATGCCCGTCGTTAAAATTTTCGGCGGCGGCCTCGAATCGTTTACTTCTTTTTACAACGCCATCATCGAATACGGAGATACTGCCCATGCGTATACCTTGAGCTGCAGGATGCCGTTCGTATTGTTTCAGGTTATTCTGAACATCGGCGTCGCGTTTACGATCCCCCTCGCATTCGTTAAGTTCGGGGCAGGAGCGGAAACAAACGAAATCATCGTGAAAGTCATCTTTTATACCGTCTTTTCGGGACTGCTTTTCAACTGTTTCATGAAGGTCATGTACGTCGGCATGTACAAGCTTCAGGCGGGAGACGTCGTCGATAAAATCGAAAATCTCATTACCGAGATGAGCGAAGAAGAAGTCGTTTTCGGAAACGAAACCCGGTTCAGCAATTACGATATCGAATTTTCCGACGTTTCCTTCAAGTATGACGACGAATACGTTTTGAACGATCTGAGTTTCAAGCTCCCGGGCAAGCGGACATACGCGCTCGTCGGGAGTTCAGGAGGCGGAAAATCGACGATTGCGAAACTGATTTCCGGCTTCTATAAACTCAACGGCGGCGAAATCCGGATCGGCGGAAAACCGCTGACAACGTACTCGCAGGAAGCCGTTATGCAAAATATCGCGTTCGTCTTCCAGAATACGAAACTGTTCAAAACGACAATCTACGAAAACGTCCGGATCGGACGTCCGGACGCCACTCGGGAAGAAATCATGAAAGCCCTCTCGCTGGCGCAGTGCGACGAAATACTGGCGAAATTCCCGGAACGGGAAAATACGCTGATCGGAAGCCAGGGGATCCATTTATCCGGCGGAGAAATTCAGCGTATCGCGATCGCCCGAGCGATCCTGAAAAACGCCAACGTTATCATCCTGGACGAAGCCTCCGCCGCAGCCGACCCTGAAAACGAATACGAGATCCAACAGGCCTTCGCGAACCTGATGAAAGGAAAGACGGTGATCATGATCGCGCATCGTCTCAGCGCGATTCAGAACGTTGACGAGATTCTCGTCGTCGACGCCGGAAAAATCGTCGAACGCGGATCGCATGCCGAATTGGTAAAACTCAGCGGCGAATACAAGAAATTAGTCGATCTCTATCACCAGGCCAACGTCTGGGCCGTATCCTGA
- a CDS encoding ABC transporter ATP-binding protein, whose amino-acid sequence MLEINSITKIFDPGLVSEKTALNGLNLSMADGDFVTIIGGNGAGKSSLLNAIAGRFYLNAGTITIDGVDITDFPEFKRAQWIGRVFQDPMMGTASNMTIEENLSIAIRRGKSRTLNWGIGRGEKELFFSQLRQLDLGLEDRPKTKVGQLSGGQRQALTLLMATIRKPKLLLLDEHTAALDPSTGRKVLSLTRKLIEEEKLTALMVTHNMKDALSFGNRTIMMHEGRIIADIRAEEKARMDVEDLIGLFEVNSKSALANDRMLLG is encoded by the coding sequence ATGCTGGAAATTAATTCGATTACCAAGATCTTTGATCCCGGGCTGGTCAGCGAGAAAACGGCGCTGAACGGATTGAATTTATCGATGGCGGACGGGGATTTCGTGACGATTATCGGCGGGAACGGCGCGGGGAAGTCGAGCTTATTGAACGCGATCGCCGGCCGGTTTTACCTGAACGCCGGGACGATCACGATCGACGGCGTCGATATTACCGATTTCCCGGAATTTAAGCGGGCGCAGTGGATCGGGCGCGTTTTTCAGGATCCGATGATGGGGACCGCCTCGAACATGACGATCGAAGAGAACCTGTCGATTGCGATCCGCCGCGGAAAGAGCCGGACGCTGAACTGGGGGATTGGCCGGGGCGAAAAGGAGCTTTTCTTTTCGCAGCTCAGGCAGCTCGATCTTGGGCTCGAGGACCGGCCGAAGACGAAAGTCGGCCAGCTTTCCGGCGGCCAGCGTCAGGCGTTGACGCTCCTTATGGCGACGATCCGGAAGCCAAAGCTCCTTCTTCTTGACGAACATACCGCCGCGCTCGATCCAAGCACCGGGCGGAAGGTCCTGAGCCTGACGCGGAAGCTGATCGAAGAGGAGAAGCTGACCGCGCTGATGGTGACGCATAACATGAAAGATGCGCTTTCGTTTGGGAATCGGACGATCATGATGCACGAGGGACGGATTATCGCGGATATTCGCGCCGAAGAAAAAGCGCGGATGGACGTCGAGGACCTGATTGGATTATTCGAGGTTAATTCGAAGAGCGCGCTGGCGAACGACCGCATGCTGCTGGGATAA
- a CDS encoding 5'/3'-nucleotidase SurE — protein sequence MKTPLEIVVTNDDGITAPWIALLAETASEFGNVTVIAPDRNWSATGHQKALGRSMRVDPAAPVGRAPAYACDHSPSDCSALAGLGFLNKKIDVVFSGVNPTNNVSRDITYSGTVTAALEATIWGMRAAAFSLDEPGSYAENRDIVKPYLRRAIRTFSGIALPPFTILNFNFPDPETLKRGQSEFVITVQGERVYRDELIRRVDPFGRPYYWFGGDKPEGDTHPGTDCGEIARGNISVTPLHLDLTAREELAALRKVVWN from the coding sequence ATGAAAACCCCGCTCGAAATTGTCGTTACCAATGACGACGGGATCACGGCGCCCTGGATCGCGCTCCTCGCCGAAACCGCTTCCGAATTCGGAAATGTAACCGTTATCGCGCCGGACCGGAACTGGTCCGCCACGGGTCATCAGAAAGCCCTCGGCCGCTCCATGCGTGTCGACCCGGCCGCGCCCGTCGGCAGAGCGCCCGCTTACGCCTGCGACCATAGCCCGTCCGACTGCAGCGCGCTCGCAGGGCTCGGCTTCCTGAATAAGAAAATCGACGTCGTCTTCTCAGGCGTCAATCCGACGAATAACGTCAGCCGCGATATTACTTACTCCGGAACGGTCACCGCCGCGCTCGAAGCGACGATCTGGGGGATGCGCGCCGCCGCGTTTTCGCTCGACGAACCCGGGAGTTACGCCGAAAACCGCGATATCGTCAAGCCGTACCTTCGCCGCGCGATCCGGACGTTTTCAGGGATCGCGCTCCCGCCGTTCACGATTTTGAATTTCAACTTCCCTGATCCGGAAACGCTGAAAAGAGGACAATCCGAATTCGTTATCACGGTCCAGGGCGAACGCGTCTACCGTGACGAACTGATCCGCCGGGTCGACCCGTTCGGACGGCCTTATTACTGGTTCGGCGGAGATAAACCCGAAGGCGATACCCATCCCGGGACCGACTGCGGCGAGATCGCGCGCGGAAATATCTCCGTCACCCCGCTTCACCTGGACCTGACGGCGCGGGAGGAACTCGCCGCGCTGCGCAAGGTGGTCTGGAATTAG
- a CDS encoding 30S ribosomal protein S21, giving the protein MTSVVLRQNESQDQLLKRFRKKVVKSGILSTVRRKRWYVSKSETNRVERSKTLRRLKRRSAPGKE; this is encoded by the coding sequence ATGACAAGCGTAGTTTTACGACAGAATGAATCGCAGGATCAATTGCTGAAACGTTTCCGCAAGAAGGTCGTCAAAAGCGGCATTTTGAGCACCGTGCGCCGCAAGCGATGGTACGTTTCCAAGAGCGAAACGAACCGCGTCGAACGCAGTAAAACGCTGCGACGCCTCAAGCGCCGCTCCGCCCCCGGTAAGGAATAA
- a CDS encoding UDP-glucose 4-epimerase GalE — protein MKFLVTGGAGYIGSTVISALSDAGHTGIILDSLVTGRREFTEGRIFYQGDITDRAVLTRIFRDHPDIHAVLHCAALIVVPDSVSSPYEYYRENVAKSNEMFHILHELGCKRIVFSSSASVYGDVRLKPGEKPDFVVTENSYLNPSSPYARTKFIMEMVLKDTCEAYGMKGIALRYFNPIGADPKYRSGIHVKEPSHVIGKLVDTALGKIDHFTITGVNWPTRDGSGIRDYIYIWDLAQAHVKALTEFDQAFERNGDPDCRYLVINIGGGNGTTVKELVDAFQRVYGKKIKIETAEPRPGDVAGAYANADRAAKLLGWKAQYPIDEGIRTAIEWGEKRLKLLSWE, from the coding sequence ATGAAATTTTTAGTTACCGGCGGCGCCGGCTATATCGGATCCACCGTCATTTCCGCACTCAGCGACGCGGGGCATACCGGGATTATCCTCGATTCGCTCGTCACCGGACGGCGCGAATTCACGGAAGGACGGATTTTCTATCAGGGCGATATTACGGACCGCGCCGTCCTGACGCGGATTTTCCGCGATCATCCCGATATTCACGCCGTGCTGCACTGCGCCGCGCTGATCGTCGTTCCCGATTCGGTCTCCAGCCCGTACGAGTATTACCGCGAAAACGTCGCCAAGTCGAACGAGATGTTCCATATTCTGCATGAACTCGGCTGCAAACGGATCGTCTTCAGCTCGTCGGCGTCGGTCTACGGCGACGTCAGGCTCAAACCCGGCGAAAAACCGGACTTCGTCGTCACGGAAAACAGCTACCTCAACCCGTCCTCTCCGTACGCGCGGACGAAATTCATCATGGAAATGGTCCTGAAGGATACCTGCGAAGCGTACGGAATGAAAGGGATCGCGCTCCGCTATTTCAATCCCATCGGCGCCGATCCGAAATACCGAAGCGGAATTCACGTCAAAGAACCGTCGCATGTCATCGGCAAGCTCGTCGATACCGCACTGGGAAAAATCGACCATTTCACCATCACCGGCGTCAACTGGCCAACGCGCGACGGCTCCGGCATCCGCGATTATATCTATATCTGGGACCTGGCTCAGGCGCACGTTAAGGCGCTGACCGAATTTGATCAGGCGTTCGAGCGCAACGGCGATCCGGACTGCCGCTATCTCGTCATCAATATTGGCGGTGGAAACGGGACGACGGTCAAAGAACTCGTCGACGCCTTCCAGCGCGTTTACGGAAAAAAGATCAAAATCGAGACCGCCGAGCCCCGGCCCGGCGACGTCGCCGGCGCATATGCGAACGCCGACCGCGCCGCGAAGCTCCTCGGCTGGAAAGCGCAGTACCCGATCGACGAAGGCATCCGCACTGCGATCGAATGGGGAGAAAAACGGCTGAAGCTCCTGAGCTGGGAGTAG
- a CDS encoding translation initiation factor IF-1: protein MAKEEDKITVDGTIIEALPGTQFRVRLENGHEVLAYLSGRMRKFYIRILLGDQVRVEMSPYDLTRGRIVFRQRKQSEPTPSE from the coding sequence ATGGCGAAAGAAGAAGACAAGATTACCGTTGACGGTACAATAATCGAAGCGCTGCCCGGAACGCAGTTCCGCGTCCGTCTGGAGAATGGACATGAAGTATTGGCTTACCTGTCCGGCCGAATGCGCAAGTTTTACATTCGTATCCTCCTCGGAGATCAGGTCCGCGTCGAAATGTCGCCGTACGATTTAACCCGCGGTCGGATCGTCTTCCGTCAGCGTAAACAAAGCGAACCGACGCCGAGCGAATAG
- a CDS encoding A/G-specific adenine glycosylase: MALDTDPLSAKLLAWFGPNRRGLPWREERTPYRVWISEIMLQQTRVDTVIAYYQKWLEAFPTIADLAAAGEQDVLKRWEGLGYYSRARSLHRAARIVVRDYGGELPSDPDALAKLPGIGPYTAGSISSIAFGNPVPAIDGNVRRVYSRLFDLSAPLRSKASEAELKRISERFLADPKVSVAPGDFLEALMDLGATICAPAAPRCPICPLRDDCLAAARGTVRDRPVVEKKAPAPTLTVTAAVIVDGDGRLLLTRRPKNGLLGGLWEFPGGKVEAGESLEDCIRREIREELGVDFSPRRPFGVYRHAFTHFKIILHAFVGTIPANAEAEPLSADALTWAGPSELNAYPMGKVDRAIARNWLDEKSLPLTGLPNPAE; this comes from the coding sequence ATGGCGCTCGACACGGACCCGCTGAGCGCGAAACTTCTCGCGTGGTTCGGCCCGAATCGGCGCGGCCTTCCCTGGCGGGAGGAGCGGACGCCGTACCGCGTCTGGATCTCGGAGATCATGCTCCAGCAGACGCGCGTCGATACCGTTATCGCTTATTATCAAAAATGGCTCGAAGCTTTTCCGACGATCGCGGACCTGGCCGCCGCCGGGGAACAGGACGTTCTGAAACGCTGGGAAGGGCTCGGCTATTATTCGCGCGCCCGCTCGCTCCATCGCGCCGCGCGGATCGTCGTTCGCGACTATGGCGGCGAACTTCCGTCCGATCCGGACGCCCTGGCGAAGCTTCCCGGAATCGGGCCGTATACCGCCGGCTCGATCTCCTCGATCGCGTTCGGGAACCCGGTTCCGGCGATCGACGGGAACGTCCGCCGCGTCTATTCCCGCCTTTTTGATTTATCCGCGCCGCTGCGATCGAAAGCGTCGGAAGCTGAATTAAAACGAATCAGCGAACGCTTCCTGGCCGATCCGAAGGTCAGCGTGGCGCCGGGCGATTTCCTCGAAGCGCTGATGGATCTTGGCGCGACGATCTGCGCTCCGGCCGCGCCGCGCTGCCCGATCTGCCCGCTGCGGGACGACTGCCTGGCGGCCGCGCGCGGGACAGTCCGCGACCGTCCGGTCGTCGAAAAGAAAGCGCCAGCGCCGACGCTGACCGTGACCGCCGCCGTCATTGTGGACGGGGACGGACGACTCCTCCTGACGCGCCGCCCGAAAAACGGCCTCCTCGGCGGGCTTTGGGAATTTCCCGGCGGAAAAGTTGAAGCGGGCGAAAGTCTGGAGGATTGTATCCGGCGGGAGATTCGCGAAGAGCTCGGCGTCGATTTCAGTCCGCGACGCCCTTTCGGCGTGTACCGGCATGCCTTCACACATTTCAAAATCATCCTGCACGCGTTCGTCGGAACGATTCCCGCGAACGCCGAAGCGGAGCCGTTGAGCGCTGACGCGCTGACCTGGGCCGGGCCGTCGGAACTGAACGCATACCCGATGGGGAAGGTCGACCGCGCGATCGCGCGGAATTGGCTCGACGAAAAATCGCTGCCGCTGACCGGTCTTCCAAATCCAGCTGAATAA
- a CDS encoding ABC transporter permease yields MAEIIGNAISLGILWAVLAIGVYVTYRMLDIADLSCEGVFPLGAAITARVLSENGDPIVACLLSIAGGGIAGAVTGIMHTRLKIPILLAGILSMTGLYSVNLRVLGKANISLLRIPTLYSKFQDAFGLRADVATFFVGLIAVALIIAVLWWFFNTELGYSLRATGNNVHMIRAMGVDTDSMFMIGLVISNALIGLAGSLIAQKQSFADIGMGTGTIVIALASVIIGEVLFGRNTVLRHMISVFLGSIVYRIIISLILEIDFSVSLFGVSFDIAVEPTDLKLFTAILVAAALSLPVLSKRIQARKALTTRNEAKKEGPANAGN; encoded by the coding sequence GTGGCTGAAATTATTGGGAACGCGATTTCGTTAGGGATTCTCTGGGCCGTTTTAGCGATCGGCGTATACGTAACCTACCGGATGTTGGATATTGCGGATTTATCCTGCGAAGGGGTTTTCCCGCTGGGGGCGGCGATTACGGCTCGGGTCCTTTCGGAAAACGGCGATCCGATCGTCGCCTGTCTGCTGTCGATCGCCGGCGGCGGGATCGCGGGCGCGGTCACCGGGATCATGCATACCCGATTGAAGATCCCGATCCTGCTCGCCGGGATTCTTTCGATGACGGGGCTGTATTCGGTTAATTTACGCGTCCTCGGAAAGGCGAATATTTCGCTGCTGCGGATTCCGACGCTGTACTCGAAATTTCAGGACGCGTTCGGGCTGCGCGCCGACGTAGCGACGTTTTTCGTCGGGTTGATCGCCGTCGCGTTGATTATCGCGGTTTTGTGGTGGTTCTTTAATACGGAGCTGGGTTATTCGCTTCGCGCGACCGGAAACAACGTTCACATGATCCGCGCGATGGGCGTCGATACGGATTCGATGTTCATGATCGGTCTGGTGATCAGCAATGCGCTGATCGGGCTGGCCGGCTCGCTCATCGCGCAGAAACAAAGCTTTGCGGATATCGGGATGGGGACCGGGACGATCGTTATCGCGCTGGCGTCGGTGATTATCGGAGAGGTCCTTTTTGGGCGGAATACCGTCTTGCGGCATATGATTTCCGTGTTTCTGGGTTCGATCGTTTACCGGATTATTATTTCGCTGATTCTGGAAATCGATTTCAGCGTCAGCCTTTTCGGGGTGTCGTTCGATATTGCGGTTGAGCCGACCGATTTGAAGCTGTTCACGGCGATTCTGGTCGCGGCAGCGCTGTCGCTGCCGGTCCTGTCGAAGCGGATTCAGGCGCGGAAGGCGCTGACGACGCGAAACGAGGCGAAGAAAGAGGGTCCCGCGAATGCTGGAAATTAA